In a genomic window of Mesoplasma tabanidae:
- a CDS encoding NAD(P)H-dependent oxidoreductase — protein sequence MLELINFNYEIPEADFNDIIQAMRMSPSSYGILGQRLLVINRGEMREKLTPFFYNQLNYVNASKFIIVLGVNHKGLQEVTNHSLDLRFEGNPEGRSTYGANINKSLFSGKLTDQQLDNYSSQQTYITTGIATAVAASLDVDTCMIGGFNAKGLAEFLIQEGLMHDYETPFITMAFGKSTKISGEKLRSELKDFVKEI from the coding sequence ATGCTGGAGTTAATTAATTTTAATTATGAAATACCTGAAGCTGATTTTAATGATATTATCCAAGCAATGAGAATGTCACCATCTTCATATGGTATTTTAGGACAAAGATTATTAGTAATTAATCGTGGAGAAATGCGTGAGAAATTAACACCATTCTTTTATAATCAATTAAACTATGTTAATGCATCAAAATTTATTATTGTATTGGGTGTAAATCATAAAGGGTTGCAAGAAGTTACAAATCATTCATTAGATTTAAGATTTGAAGGAAACCCTGAAGGAAGAAGTACTTATGGGGCTAATATCAATAAATCATTGTTTAGTGGCAAATTAACTGATCAACAATTAGATAACTATTCAAGTCAACAAACTTATATAACAACTGGAATAGCTACAGCGGTGGCTGCTAGTTTAGATGTTGATACTTGTATGATTGGTGGATTTAATGCAAAAGGATTAGCTGAATTTTTAATTCAAGAAGGTTTAATGCATGATTATGAAACTCCATTCATTACAATGGCGTTTGGTAAAAGCACAAAAATAAGTGGTGAAAAACTTAGATCTGAATTAAAAGATTTTGTAAAGGAAATTTAA
- the rimP gene encoding ribosome maturation factor RimP, with translation MKKFASIKDEIQKIAESILKEYNLQIYEINNFFDFESDVLQILVEDITEPNKALDFDSIISSNEKLSDALENFPGLSEPYMLEVASAGIEKPIRIKDELIKAVNSYIHVELNQQKNASSEIEGILLDFDVNKDTFRITYFLKGQKKKVDFKYEQVKFARYAVKF, from the coding sequence GTGAAAAAATTTGCATCTATTAAAGATGAAATCCAAAAGATTGCTGAATCAATTTTGAAGGAATATAACTTACAAATATATGAAATAAATAATTTCTTTGATTTTGAAAGTGATGTTTTGCAAATCTTAGTTGAAGATATAACTGAACCAAACAAAGCTTTAGACTTTGATTCAATTATTTCAAGTAATGAAAAATTATCTGATGCTTTAGAAAACTTCCCAGGATTAAGTGAACCCTATATGCTAGAAGTAGCTAGTGCTGGAATTGAAAAACCAATCAGAATTAAAGATGAATTAATCAAAGCTGTTAACAGTTACATTCATGTTGAATTAAATCAACAAAAAAATGCAAGTAGTGAAATAGAAGGTATTCTATTAGATTTTGATGTAAACAAAGATACATTTAGAATCACCTACTTTTTAAAAGGTCAAAAGAAAAAAGTTGACTTTAAATATGAACAAGTAAAGTTTGCAAGATATGCAGTTAAATTTTAA
- the nusA gene encoding transcription termination factor NusA, which translates to MVNGAQILEALASLESEKSISKEVAIEGIKEGFQKAYERFFDTEAVVKTEINEQTGSINLFQELMVVATDDEIEDDWLEIVLEDALKINKEAKVGDKVYKQIDFDEEFSRVAVGQVRQIFQQKIRATERAMIYEKFIQLEGEIVRGKIVGMNDQGTSYILDIDGVHTSLWNQKTINREEFVVNELVDVLLEEVARENKYSQLVVSRVAPKFLAKLVEKEVSEVAQGLVEVMSVSREPGKRAKIAVLSHDEDVEPIGAIVGVKGSRINNISKELRGEKIDVVKWDDEIIPFIINAMAPVKVISVNEVEGEFDIVVPNQQLSLAIGKGGMAAKLVANLLKRRINIYSLENAITDNMDVLWNGNITEEEVNNPDFINEVNKRKINSQTVKPEYHKNSFRNAQANNEEELMSFQAEVEEEYNQVEELIEETNAVVEENKDLESIQSELESFNDILNDEDEEDFEEDEYEDLYDQE; encoded by the coding sequence ATGGTAAACGGAGCACAAATATTAGAAGCATTAGCTTCATTAGAAAGTGAAAAAAGCATTAGCAAAGAAGTTGCTATTGAAGGAATTAAAGAAGGATTCCAAAAAGCTTATGAAAGATTTTTTGATACAGAAGCTGTAGTTAAGACTGAAATTAATGAACAAACAGGATCAATTAACTTGTTCCAAGAATTAATGGTAGTAGCAACTGATGATGAAATCGAAGATGATTGATTAGAAATTGTTTTAGAAGATGCTTTAAAAATCAATAAAGAAGCTAAAGTTGGAGATAAAGTATACAAACAAATTGATTTTGATGAAGAATTCTCAAGAGTAGCTGTTGGACAAGTAAGACAAATCTTCCAACAAAAAATTAGAGCTACTGAAAGAGCAATGATTTATGAAAAATTTATTCAACTAGAAGGTGAAATTGTTAGAGGTAAAATCGTTGGAATGAACGATCAAGGAACTTCATACATTTTAGATATTGATGGAGTGCATACTTCATTATGAAACCAAAAAACAATCAACAGAGAAGAGTTTGTTGTTAATGAATTAGTTGATGTTTTATTAGAAGAAGTTGCAAGAGAAAATAAATACTCACAATTAGTTGTTTCAAGAGTAGCACCTAAATTCTTAGCTAAATTAGTTGAAAAAGAAGTTAGTGAAGTTGCTCAAGGATTAGTTGAAGTAATGTCAGTTTCAAGAGAACCAGGTAAACGTGCAAAAATTGCTGTTTTATCACATGATGAAGATGTAGAACCAATTGGAGCTATTGTTGGAGTTAAAGGTTCAAGAATCAATAACATTTCAAAAGAATTAAGAGGAGAAAAAATTGATGTTGTTAAATGAGATGATGAAATCATTCCATTTATTATTAACGCAATGGCACCTGTTAAAGTTATTTCTGTAAATGAAGTTGAAGGTGAATTTGATATAGTAGTTCCTAACCAACAATTATCATTAGCTATTGGTAAAGGTGGAATGGCTGCTAAATTAGTTGCTAATCTATTAAAACGTCGTATTAACATTTACAGTTTAGAAAATGCTATTACTGATAACATGGATGTTTTATGAAATGGAAACATCACAGAAGAAGAAGTAAACAACCCAGACTTTATTAACGAAGTAAACAAACGTAAAATCAATTCACAAACAGTTAAACCAGAATACCACAAAAATTCATTCAGAAATGCACAAGCAAACAATGAAGAAGAATTAATGAGTTTCCAAGCTGAAGTTGAGGAAGAATACAATCAAGTTGAAGAGTTAATCGAAGAAACAAATGCAGTTGTTGAAGAAAATAAAGATTTAGAGTCAATTCAATCTGAATTAGAATCATTTAATGATATTTTAAATGATGAAGATGAAGAAGATTTTGAAGAAGACGAATACGAAGATTTATATGATCAAGAATAA
- the rnpM gene encoding RNase P modulator RnpM: protein MIKNNLRKDVVSKEMLDKSALIRVVLNKNNEIFIDLTYKADGRGVYVKNDLNSVKIAKQKNLLSRGLKTKVDLSIYDELEKLFNEQN, encoded by the coding sequence ATGATCAAGAATAATCTAAGAAAAGATGTCGTTAGTAAAGAAATGTTAGATAAATCAGCATTAATTAGAGTTGTTTTAAATAAAAATAATGAAATTTTTATTGATTTAACTTATAAAGCAGATGGACGTGGAGTTTATGTTAAAAATGACTTAAACTCAGTTAAAATCGCTAAACAAAAGAACCTTTTAAGCAGAGGATTAAAAACAAAAGTTGATTTAAGCATTTATGATGAACTAGAAAAGTTATTTAATGAACAAAACTAA
- a CDS encoding L7Ae/L30e/S12e/Gadd45 family ribosomal protein produces MNKTKLLNAIGLAYNSAKLIKGEKLLDSIKRNKVKFVILSTDMGTSQKKKFSDKCKFYNIEFIDDVLTVDEISQACGSTTIVAIGVNDINIIKLIKNNL; encoded by the coding sequence ATGAACAAAACTAAATTATTAAATGCTATTGGATTAGCTTATAACTCTGCTAAATTAATTAAAGGTGAAAAATTATTAGATTCAATTAAAAGAAACAAAGTAAAATTTGTTATCTTATCAACAGATATGGGTACTAGTCAAAAAAAGAAATTCAGTGATAAATGTAAATTTTACAATATTGAATTTATTGATGATGTATTAACTGTTGATGAAATTTCACAAGCGTGTGGATCTACCACAATTGTAGCGATTGGTGTTAATGATATTAATATTATTAAATTAATTAAAAACAATTTATAG
- the infB gene encoding translation initiation factor IF-2 yields the protein MAKNIKTNKKPQQVNKKEMSKQHAKQIKQQLNETVATGIIDGVFVYTEALSIADFANQIGKSVAEILKYFFTQGLMLNQNVVLSEEQMAELALEFGFDFRKEESLTKENFFEALDASEEDKPEDLEHRAPIVTIMGHVDHGKTTLLDSIKNTNVVGGEAGGITQAIGAYQVKNKDGKKVTFIDTPGHEAFSEMRSRGANVTDIVILIVAADDGVMPQTEEAIDHAKLANVPIIVFINKCDKPGADPERVKTELMKYEIVAEEYGGDIPFVQGSAKQKIGLDQLEETILLIAEMQDYKANPNKLAKGVVIEAHLDKAKGPVASILVKEGTLDIRDMIIAGTTYGNIKHMEDETNKKVLKAGPSKPVVVYGLNEVPSAGDKFIVMNDEKMARTIAEAQAEKKLAAERQSNQIFSLDSIKKHIDDGELKAINLIVKADTQGSVEALKGSLTKIDIPGVKLNIIRASVGTITLSDVTLASTVTDGIVLIYGFNVRPDAVVRKKAEEEGIEIRLHNIIYKVIEELEDAAKGMLDPEYKEVVTGSAEIRATFKHSDIGTIGGFHITDGSIERKSKVRIIRNGIVIYTGELATLKHLKDDIKEAKINSEGGLTIKNFNDIKEGDIVEGYKEEEVKK from the coding sequence ATGGCTAAAAATATAAAAACAAATAAAAAACCACAACAAGTAAACAAAAAAGAAATGTCTAAACAACATGCTAAACAAATTAAACAACAATTAAATGAAACAGTTGCAACTGGAATCATTGATGGGGTATTTGTTTATACTGAAGCATTAAGCATTGCTGATTTTGCGAACCAAATTGGAAAAAGTGTTGCTGAAATACTTAAATATTTCTTTACACAAGGACTAATGTTAAATCAAAATGTTGTTTTATCAGAAGAGCAAATGGCTGAGCTTGCTTTAGAGTTTGGTTTTGACTTTAGAAAAGAAGAATCTTTAACTAAAGAAAACTTTTTTGAAGCATTAGATGCTAGTGAAGAAGATAAACCAGAAGATTTAGAACATAGAGCACCAATTGTAACAATTATGGGTCACGTTGACCATGGTAAAACTACTTTATTAGACTCTATCAAAAATACAAATGTTGTTGGTGGAGAAGCTGGGGGAATTACTCAAGCAATTGGAGCTTATCAAGTTAAAAACAAAGATGGTAAGAAAGTAACATTTATTGATACTCCAGGTCATGAGGCATTTTCAGAAATGCGTAGTCGTGGAGCTAATGTAACAGATATTGTTATTTTAATAGTTGCTGCTGATGATGGGGTTATGCCTCAAACAGAAGAAGCAATTGATCATGCTAAGTTAGCAAATGTACCTATTATTGTATTTATTAATAAGTGTGATAAACCAGGAGCAGATCCTGAACGTGTTAAAACTGAATTAATGAAATATGAAATAGTAGCTGAAGAATATGGTGGAGATATTCCATTTGTTCAAGGTAGTGCTAAACAAAAGATTGGTTTAGACCAATTAGAAGAAACTATTTTATTAATTGCTGAAATGCAAGATTATAAAGCAAATCCTAATAAATTAGCTAAAGGAGTTGTTATTGAAGCTCATTTAGATAAAGCAAAAGGACCAGTAGCTTCTATTCTAGTTAAAGAAGGTACTTTAGATATTAGAGATATGATTATCGCTGGAACTACATATGGAAATATTAAACATATGGAAGATGAAACTAATAAAAAAGTATTAAAAGCAGGACCAAGTAAACCAGTTGTTGTTTATGGGTTAAATGAAGTTCCAAGTGCTGGAGATAAATTCATTGTTATGAATGATGAAAAAATGGCTAGAACTATTGCTGAAGCACAAGCTGAAAAGAAACTAGCAGCAGAACGTCAATCAAATCAAATCTTTAGTTTAGATTCTATTAAAAAACATATTGACGATGGTGAGTTAAAAGCAATTAACTTAATTGTTAAAGCTGATACTCAAGGTTCAGTTGAAGCACTTAAAGGAAGTTTAACTAAAATTGACATCCCTGGTGTTAAATTAAATATTATTAGAGCATCTGTTGGAACTATTACATTAAGTGACGTTACATTAGCTTCAACTGTAACTGATGGAATTGTATTAATCTACGGATTTAATGTAAGACCTGATGCAGTTGTACGTAAAAAAGCTGAAGAAGAAGGAATTGAAATTCGTTTACATAACATTATTTATAAAGTAATTGAAGAATTAGAAGATGCTGCTAAAGGAATGTTAGATCCAGAATATAAAGAAGTAGTTACTGGATCAGCTGAAATTAGAGCAACATTCAAGCACTCTGACATTGGAACAATTGGTGGGTTCCATATTACTGATGGAAGCATTGAACGTAAATCTAAAGTTCGTATTATTAGAAATGGTATTGTTATTTATACTGGAGAATTAGCAACTTTAAAACATCTAAAAGATGATATTAAAGAAGCTAAAATTAATTCAGAAGGTGGATTAACAATCAAAAACTTTAATGATATCAAAGAAGGCGATATTGTTGAAGGATATAAGGAAGAAGAAGTTAAGAAATAG
- a CDS encoding type I restriction endonuclease subunit R: MIVNEKFFEEEVESELQLLGWEKLTDKSFHRNDYSQVINFKALNESIQKINNVSEDKAELVIREINKNIDSWENLNIKGMEILNNGIRIYDEIQERNLTIKLISENVDENIFSYYRQFEITDGYNKKRIPDIVLFVNGLPIAVLELKQPLANENIEDAFKQNESLKHFKPELWYFNVINFLSNRTSTKYGSTTAGLKHFYGWNNWNLGKDENPVTKLFNHKNLIDIIFNFSFYSDDQNPVKYLAAPHQIRAVNKTIEHLKEVKDNRGGIIWHTQGSGKSVTMVFLTRYIIKVFGTATVLLVTDRKDLDQQLYKRFLNAETFLRNKAKSISSRAELVSELNDKKHFGIYFTTVQKFVEETGVLTNRDDVFILVDEAHRSQNNINGERVMSKEQEEFIVKFGYAKYMREAFPNAKITGFTGTPLMGEEKDTRNVFGDYIDTYPMNQAVEDGATVPIYYEMWKPNLILDKKYLDEMDKIQKEYKETLDPNDIGSEQKIETLLKAVNKSIIFEDEQIIAAKADKMVEHLNKRKDILNGKAMIVANSRNAAYKYYLNIVSKYPEYKNKTILVMTESNKDSAEMASSIVNRNDMNKVASEFRKPESKYKIAIVVDMWLTGFDVPDLDVMYVDKIIKWHNLMQAIARVNRTYEDKITKKTKEAGLIVDFVGIWKYISDALIQYANGSSTKIDVQIDDIEKAKEKLNELFDIVNDHYVNNIRSFPTLNSKKQYEFVIDAYDKLLNIELFSVHEKNKFIKLARKAKRFYKISYTSITEDELLISKCIETINSLITSSSIQNDNNLTWTIESIKEAIKNAVNTADTSVVIDESTMTKDINKVATVLTSEAEKLFKSKPRVAATLYANAIKMEIDEISKIKPYFAKLVSDKLKDIISELESSREIEEIIELLIILSKEIKEEKNKPLEFEDIELQIFYDILSNDQFLQYNKNSETLRAIAQDLREVVRENNSDQYLYENRIKSKITTELKKLLKTKYQYPPDGLYNLSESLIKEVTNNIKANKKAFRKDD, encoded by the coding sequence ATGATCGTAAATGAAAAATTTTTTGAAGAAGAAGTTGAATCAGAATTACAACTATTAGGTTGAGAAAAACTAACAGATAAAAGTTTTCATAGAAATGACTATTCACAAGTCATCAATTTTAAAGCTCTTAATGAATCAATACAAAAAATTAATAATGTTTCTGAAGACAAGGCAGAATTAGTTATAAGAGAAATTAATAAAAATATTGACTCATGAGAAAACCTGAATATTAAAGGTATGGAAATTTTAAATAACGGAATAAGAATTTATGACGAAATTCAAGAAAGAAATTTAACAATTAAATTAATATCAGAAAATGTTGATGAAAATATTTTTAGTTACTATAGACAATTTGAAATAACTGACGGGTACAATAAAAAGAGAATACCCGATATCGTATTGTTTGTAAATGGGTTACCAATAGCTGTTTTAGAATTGAAACAACCGCTTGCTAATGAAAATATAGAAGATGCTTTCAAACAAAATGAATCTTTGAAGCATTTTAAACCTGAACTTTGATATTTTAATGTTATAAATTTCCTATCTAATAGAACATCTACAAAGTATGGTTCGACAACCGCTGGCTTAAAACATTTTTATGGTTGAAATAACTGAAATTTAGGAAAAGATGAAAATCCTGTTACTAAACTTTTTAATCATAAAAATTTGATTGATATCATATTCAATTTTAGTTTTTATTCTGATGATCAAAATCCTGTAAAATATTTAGCAGCACCTCATCAAATTAGAGCAGTGAATAAAACAATAGAGCATCTGAAAGAAGTTAAAGATAACAGGGGTGGAATTATTTGGCATACCCAAGGTTCTGGTAAATCAGTTACTATGGTGTTTTTAACAAGATATATTATTAAAGTTTTTGGTACAGCCACAGTTCTTTTGGTAACTGATAGAAAAGATTTAGACCAACAACTTTATAAAAGATTTTTAAATGCTGAAACATTTTTGAGAAATAAAGCAAAAAGTATTTCATCACGAGCTGAATTAGTTTCAGAATTAAATGATAAAAAACATTTTGGAATTTATTTCACTACTGTGCAGAAATTCGTAGAGGAAACAGGTGTATTAACTAATAGAGATGATGTTTTTATTTTGGTGGATGAAGCTCACAGATCTCAAAACAATATAAATGGTGAACGAGTGATGTCAAAGGAACAAGAAGAGTTTATAGTTAAGTTTGGTTATGCTAAATACATGAGAGAAGCTTTTCCTAATGCTAAAATAACTGGATTTACAGGAACACCATTAATGGGTGAGGAAAAAGACACCAGAAATGTATTTGGTGACTATATAGATACTTATCCTATGAATCAAGCTGTTGAAGATGGTGCCACTGTTCCTATTTATTATGAAATGTGAAAACCAAATTTAATTTTAGATAAAAAATATCTTGATGAAATGGATAAAATTCAAAAAGAATATAAAGAAACTCTAGACCCGAATGATATTGGTTCAGAACAAAAAATAGAAACATTATTAAAAGCTGTTAATAAGTCTATAATATTTGAAGATGAACAAATCATTGCTGCTAAAGCAGATAAAATGGTTGAGCATTTAAATAAAAGAAAAGATATTTTAAACGGAAAAGCAATGATAGTTGCTAATAGTAGGAATGCTGCGTATAAATATTATTTAAATATTGTTTCTAAATATCCAGAATATAAAAATAAAACAATTTTAGTTATGACAGAATCTAATAAAGATTCTGCTGAAATGGCTTCTTCTATTGTAAATCGAAATGACATGAACAAAGTTGCTAGTGAGTTCAGAAAACCTGAATCTAAATATAAAATAGCAATTGTTGTAGATATGTGATTAACAGGCTTCGATGTTCCAGATTTAGATGTAATGTATGTAGATAAAATTATTAAATGACACAATCTAATGCAAGCAATAGCTAGAGTTAATAGAACATATGAAGATAAAATAACAAAAAAAACAAAAGAAGCTGGTTTAATTGTAGATTTTGTTGGAATATGAAAATACATTTCAGATGCTTTGATTCAATATGCAAATGGCTCATCAACTAAAATAGATGTTCAAATAGATGATATTGAGAAAGCTAAAGAAAAACTTAATGAATTATTTGATATAGTGAATGATCATTATGTAAACAACATTAGAAGTTTTCCTACGTTAAATTCCAAAAAGCAATATGAGTTTGTAATAGATGCCTATGATAAATTACTAAATATTGAATTATTCTCTGTTCATGAAAAAAATAAATTTATAAAATTAGCTAGAAAAGCAAAACGATTTTATAAAATATCTTATACAAGTATCACAGAAGATGAGTTATTGATTTCTAAATGTATTGAAACTATAAATTCTTTAATTACTAGTTCTTCAATTCAAAATGACAATAATCTAACTTGAACTATAGAATCAATCAAAGAAGCTATTAAAAATGCAGTAAATACTGCTGATACTAGTGTTGTTATAGACGAATCAACAATGACTAAAGATATTAATAAAGTTGCAACTGTACTAACATCAGAAGCTGAAAAATTATTTAAATCAAAACCAAGGGTTGCGGCAACTCTTTATGCAAATGCTATTAAAATGGAGATTGATGAAATTTCAAAAATAAAACCATATTTTGCTAAATTAGTTTCTGATAAATTAAAAGATATAATTTCAGAATTAGAAAGCTCAAGAGAAATTGAAGAAATAATTGAGTTACTTATTATACTTTCAAAAGAAATTAAGGAGGAAAAAAATAAACCTCTTGAATTTGAAGATATTGAATTACAAATATTTTATGATATATTATCAAACGATCAATTTTTACAATATAATAAAAACTCTGAGACATTAAGGGCAATAGCGCAAGATTTAAGAGAAGTAGTTCGTGAAAATAACAGTGATCAGTATTTATATGAAAATAGAATAAAATCTAAAATTACAACAGAACTTAAAAAACTATTGAAGACTAAATATCAATATCCACCAGATGGATTATATAATTTGTCAGAAAGTTTAATTAAAGAAGTTACAAATAACATTAAAGCAAATAAAAAAGCATTCAGAAAGGATGATTAA
- a CDS encoding type I restriction-modification system subunit M: MAKNIKEIESKLWEAANVMRGNTSAEEYMHTILGILTLKYISDRNVLALQTIANEGMTPEMFTQEELYYSYKTFVVHEESTWEYIMKFANSEKIGERLDNAFVKLESDNEILRGIFNKNFNDEGIDQIKLGDVIKIFSDEDLSEDDNEDIIGRVYEYFLGKFFKDRGQKGGEFYTPTSIVKLMVNLIKPVKGTIYDPACGTGGILVQAKRYIQEHDGKIEDITVYGQEYNIVTWKLAKLNLVLNGFSLFDTDNNGVLGQTNADTFTNDQHKNKKFDFVMANPPFNMKNWGFDSLQEDSRFKWGMPPSGNANYSWLSHMLSKLSVQGKMAIVLANGSLSSSQKQERLIRENFVKENKVDAIIELPDKLFYTTGIPACIWIFNNQKINENILMVAGSNIEGNMISKKLRELTENDILNIEDVYNNHLKGQEVNVQGFAKTITIDELIENDYSFVPGRYVESKEEVIDKKAVKADIEKLSSEVFELLKEFEDLSPKLEEALKKALESE, translated from the coding sequence ATGGCTAAAAATATTAAAGAAATTGAAAGCAAATTGTGAGAAGCTGCCAATGTAATGCGTGGTAACACATCAGCAGAAGAATATATGCACACAATTTTGGGAATTCTAACTTTAAAATACATTTCTGATAGAAATGTTTTGGCATTACAAACAATTGCTAATGAAGGTATGACTCCTGAAATGTTTACTCAAGAAGAATTATATTATTCTTATAAAACTTTTGTGGTTCATGAAGAATCTACATGAGAATATATTATGAAGTTTGCCAATAGCGAAAAAATTGGAGAAAGATTGGATAACGCATTTGTCAAGTTAGAAAGTGATAATGAAATTTTAAGAGGAATATTTAATAAAAACTTTAATGACGAAGGAATTGATCAAATCAAGCTTGGAGATGTTATTAAAATATTTTCTGATGAAGATTTGTCAGAAGATGATAATGAAGATATCATTGGAAGAGTTTATGAATATTTTTTAGGTAAATTTTTTAAAGATAGAGGTCAAAAGGGTGGTGAATTTTATACACCTACATCAATAGTTAAATTAATGGTTAATTTAATTAAGCCAGTAAAAGGTACTATTTATGATCCAGCATGTGGAACTGGAGGAATTTTGGTTCAAGCTAAAAGATATATACAAGAACATGATGGAAAAATTGAAGACATAACTGTATATGGTCAAGAATATAATATTGTTACTTGAAAATTAGCAAAATTAAATTTAGTGCTAAACGGTTTCTCATTGTTTGACACGGATAATAATGGTGTATTAGGTCAAACAAATGCTGATACATTTACAAATGATCAACACAAAAATAAAAAATTTGATTTTGTTATGGCAAATCCACCATTTAACATGAAAAATTGAGGTTTTGATTCACTACAGGAAGATAGTAGATTCAAATGAGGCATGCCACCATCTGGTAATGCTAACTACAGCTGACTATCACATATGTTGTCAAAACTATCTGTTCAAGGAAAAATGGCGATTGTTTTAGCAAATGGTTCATTATCATCTTCTCAAAAACAAGAAAGATTAATTCGCGAAAACTTTGTTAAAGAAAACAAAGTTGATGCAATAATTGAATTACCTGATAAACTATTCTATACAACAGGCATTCCAGCATGTATTTGAATTTTCAATAACCAGAAAATAAATGAAAATATACTTATGGTTGCCGGGTCAAATATAGAAGGAAATATGATTTCAAAAAAATTAAGAGAATTAACAGAAAATGATATTTTAAATATTGAAGACGTATACAATAACCATTTAAAAGGTCAAGAAGTTAATGTTCAAGGTTTTGCTAAAACTATAACAATAGATGAATTAATCGAAAATGATTATTCTTTTGTGCCTGGTAGATACGTAGAATCTAAGGAAGAAGTTATAGATAAAAAAGCTGTTAAAGCAGATATCGAAAAGCTATCATCAGAAGTTTTTGAATTACTTAAAGAGTTTGAAGACTTATCACCAAAATTAGAAGAAGCATTAAAAAAAGCTTTAGAGTCTGAATAG
- a CDS encoding restriction endonuclease subunit S, whose protein sequence is MAIYKLGEIGTFKGGISTLKKDKYDKGIYFINYMDIFNNVFIDNTKIKTMRLYDATEADINKYRVNFGDILFTASSEKREEIGMTSVFLNNESNIFNGFSKVFKFNDKSHFNPKYLAYYFRTKFVRDQIVSFATGYTRYNISQKDLEKIILVLPSLEEQEKIIDIIEPIEKQIVYFENLILKLESILRQYSKKLSSNEKMINIVNFDRGVVLKSENFKIDKKITGFIDVRSLSEGIFTKYVDFLPNSFISDVLLSLDGTPGRVSYSIEGFNGYAYNLKSNKISKGQILVDLINEKNQKIIFDNSQGTTIKHASKAKNKMLHFNSKQEIVDPIFKILVGSKQVKTKLEMIKSQIILLLIK, encoded by the coding sequence ATGGCTATTTATAAACTTGGAGAAATTGGAACTTTTAAAGGTGGAATATCGACATTAAAGAAGGATAAATATGATAAAGGTATTTATTTTATAAATTATATGGATATTTTTAATAATGTTTTTATTGATAATACTAAAATTAAGACAATGAGACTTTATGATGCTACTGAAGCAGATATAAACAAATATAGGGTAAATTTTGGGGACATATTATTTACAGCTTCTTCCGAAAAAAGAGAAGAAATTGGCATGACCTCAGTATTTTTAAATAATGAGTCAAATATTTTTAATGGCTTTTCAAAAGTTTTCAAATTTAATGATAAGTCACATTTTAATCCCAAATATTTAGCCTACTATTTTAGAACAAAATTTGTTAGAGATCAAATAGTATCATTTGCAACAGGATATACTAGATATAATATTTCCCAAAAAGATTTAGAAAAAATAATATTAGTTTTACCTTCTCTAGAAGAACAAGAAAAAATAATTGATATTATTGAACCTATTGAAAAACAAATTGTTTATTTTGAAAATTTAATTCTTAAATTGGAATCGATACTTCGTCAATATTCAAAAAAATTATCATCTAATGAAAAAATGATTAATATAGTTAATTTTGACAGAGGTGTTGTTTTAAAGAGTGAAAATTTCAAAATAGATAAAAAAATAACCGGCTTTATAGATGTGCGATCATTATCGGAAGGTATTTTTACTAAGTATGTCGATTTTCTTCCTAATTCTTTTATATCAGATGTTTTATTATCTTTAGATGGAACCCCTGGAAGGGTTTCTTATTCAATTGAGGGATTTAATGGATATGCATACAATTTAAAGTCTAATAAAATTTCTAAAGGACAAATATTAGTAGATCTAATTAATGAAAAAAATCAAAAAATAATATTTGATAACTCTCAGGGTACAACAATAAAACACGCTTCTAAAGCAAAAAATAAAATGTTACACTTTAATTCGAAACAAGAGATAGTTGATCCTATTTTTAAAATTTTAGTGGGATCCAAGCAAGTCAAAACTAAGCTTGAAATGATAAAGAGTCAAATTATTTTATTACTTATTAAATAA